CTGTAACTTGGGAGGTAAATGCTTTGGTGGAAGCCACACCAATTTCAGGTCCTGCATGGGTGTAAATACCGCAATCCGTTTCACGCGCTATTGATGATCCTACCACGTTACAAATGCCTACTGTAAGGGCTCCAAACTCTTTCGCTTTTTTGATCGCCGCCAGAGTATCCGCCGTTTCGCCCGATTGAGAAATAGCAATAATTACCGTTCGGCTATCGATGATTGGTTTTCGATATCGAAATTCAGAAGCATATTCTACATGAACAGGAATGCCTGCATATTCTTCCAATAGATATTTTCCCATAATTCCAGCATGCCATGAGGTTCCACAAGCGGTGATGTAAATCCTGTGAGCTTTCTCAATTCGATCTATATAGTCACTAATACCGCCAAGATGGGCAGTTCCTTCATTTAGGTTAAGTCTGCCCCTCAATGTGTCTGTAATCGTATTCACCTGCTCATGAATCTCTTTGAGCATATGATGGGGATATTCACCTTTTTCAATTTCTTCAATCGAAAATTCAATTTCGGTGGCTTCTTTATTGATAATAGAATCATCGGCAATTGATCGTATTTCATGGCCATCTTTCGTAATTGTGACCATTTCACCTTCATCCAAATAAACAACATTTCGAGTATGATCCACGATGGGTGATGCATCGCTGGCGATAAAATATTCATTTTCACCTAACCCAAGAACGAGTGGACTGCCATAACGTGCCGCTACCAGTTTTTCGGGTTCATCACTGCAAAAAGTAACGATACCATAAGCACCAACGACTTGATTCAAAGAAACTTGAACTGCCTGTTCAAAAGAAATCCTTTTTGAGTAATATATATCTGAAATTAATTGAACCAATACTTCCGTATCTGTGTCACTTTTAAATTCGATTCCTTTATCCATAAGCACTTGCTTAATGGCAGAATAATTCTCAATAATGCCATTGTGGATAAGAACTATTTTCCCAGTATGATCCCAATGGGGATGGGCATTTATATCATTGGGTTCGCCGTGAGTTGCCCAGCGCGTATGGCCCATTCCAATCGAACCATTCAGAGTAGAGTCATCGATCTGTTTATCTAATACAGAAACTTTTCCTGCTTTTTTGATTGTTTGGATCCCATCGCCATTCATGACCGCAATTCCAGCGGAATCGTAGCCCCTATACTCTAGGCGTTTAAGACCATTAATCAAAATTGGAACGGCATTCTGCTCTCCGTAGTATCCTACTATGCCACACATAATTTTAATTGTTAATTAATAATTATTAATTTTTAATTAACTATCCTTTTTTTGTTGTGATTATTATTGAAGTTAACAACTTAATAATCTCAGTTACATCATTGTTAATACTTTCAAATTCTGATACTTTTAAATAATCTGTACGATTCAGAAGTTCAAGCCAATATAATGTTTCATTTGATTCTTTCTGAGCAATGGCCAATTTATGAATAAA
Above is a window of Candidatus Neomarinimicrobiota bacterium DNA encoding:
- the glmS gene encoding glutamine--fructose-6-phosphate transaminase (isomerizing), giving the protein MCGIVGYYGEQNAVPILINGLKRLEYRGYDSAGIAVMNGDGIQTIKKAGKVSVLDKQIDDSTLNGSIGMGHTRWATHGEPNDINAHPHWDHTGKIVLIHNGIIENYSAIKQVLMDKGIEFKSDTDTEVLVQLISDIYYSKRISFEQAVQVSLNQVVGAYGIVTFCSDEPEKLVAARYGSPLVLGLGENEYFIASDASPIVDHTRNVVYLDEGEMVTITKDGHEIRSIADDSIINKEATEIEFSIEEIEKGEYPHHMLKEIHEQVNTITDTLRGRLNLNEGTAHLGGISDYIDRIEKAHRIYITACGTSWHAGIMGKYLLEEYAGIPVHVEYASEFRYRKPIIDSRTVIIAISQSGETADTLAAIKKAKEFGALTVGICNVVGSSIARETDCGIYTHAGPEIGVASTKAFTSQVTVLFLLSLCFGRRNGLSQSSGKELSAALLGIGDQVQKVLDNSDDILEVAKSTVDADNFLYLGRGMNFPVALEGALKLKEISYIHAEGYPAAEMKHGPIALIDENMPVVFLAPHDRTYEKVLSNIQEVKARKGVIITVTNKRTKELKEIS
- a CDS encoding four helix bundle protein, with the translated sequence MKKNIIKDKSFDFAIRIVKLYQYLTTEKNEYVLSKQLLRSGTSVGAMVRESEHAESKADFIHKLAIAQKESNETLYWLELLNRTDYLKVSEFESINNDVTEIIKLLTSIIITTKKG